A single Mastomys coucha isolate ucsf_1 chromosome X, UCSF_Mcou_1, whole genome shotgun sequence DNA region contains:
- the Arl13a gene encoding ADP-ribosylation factor-like protein 13A isoform X1, with translation MFRLLTACWSRQKTTEGKQRNVTIIVIGLDNSGKSHLVEAFQRLIPSKIHSEMRPTQTTLLLDDYQVSVYDLTGDLKGREKWPSYYAEAHGFVFVMDSSDIARIQEVKIILTRLMFDKRVSGKPILILANKQDKKDALLPCDIIEYLLLERLVNETKSMCRVEPCSAIKNLPKRHQQPIVVGLRWLLAAIGNQHHEVYTRQQTPSMSISTSRNSRGCGERCSSDSLPNRGRMVRHSNRHHFEKRQHMDHRQHVEQRHFEKRQHFESRQHLIQRSLDARPLKPILQKDGFRIRPKKNMSVTFALDVIMEEGECSRKTGAPNISKPCNSSQCHDTKTPAPSVDANLFKARKPKKRIETWDTEEMFLEDPHEAFCSCVTEHISRISRNIQSLFFIG, from the exons ATGTTCCGACTTTTGACTGCCTGCTGGTCTCGTCAAAAGaccacagaaggaaaacaaag GAATGTGACTATCATTGTCATTGGCTTGGACAACTCTGGCAAAAGTCATCTTGTAGAGGCCTTTCAAAGAT TAATTCCTAGCAAGATACACAGTGAAATGAGACCAACGCAAACAACACTTCTACTAGATGATTACCAAGTATCTGTCTATGACCTAACTGGAGACCTAAAGGGCCGTGAAAAATGGCCAAGCTACTATGCTGAGGCGCATGGGTTTGTTTTCGTCATGGATTCTAGCGACATAGCACGCATACAGGAAGTGAAGATCATCTTAACTCGCCTAATGTTTGACAAAAGGGTATCAGGGAAGCCCATCTTAAT CCTggcaaacaaacaagacaagaaGGATGCCCTTTTGCCTTGTGATATCATTGAGTATCTACTTCTGGAAAGGCTAGTGAATGAGACTAAATCCATGTGCCGAGTG GAGCCATGTTCAGCCATAAAAAACCTTCCAAAGAGGCACCAACAGCCAATAGTTGTAGGGCTGCGATGGCTATTAGCTGCCATTGGAAACCAACATCATGAGGTGTATACTCGACAACAAACACCCAGTATGAGCATCTCAACCTCCAGGAACtccagaggctgtggagaaagatgCTCATCAGACAG CTTACCTAACAGAGGGAGAATGGTTAGACACAGCAACAGACATCATTTTGAGAAAAGACAACACATGGACCATAGACAGCATGTGGAGCAAAGACATTttgagaaaagacagcattttgagTCAAGACAGCACTTAATACAACGCTCACTGGATGCTAGGCCCCTAAAGCCAATTCTACAG AAAGATGGTTTTCGAATAAGGCCCAAGAAGAATATGTCAGTAACATTTGCTCTAGATGTAATCATGGAGGAAGGTGAATGTTCTCGCAAGACTGGAGCTCCAAATATCAGTAAACCTTGCAATAGCAGTCAATGTCATGATACAAAGACTCCAGCTCCATCTGTTGATGCCAATCTTTTCAAAG CTCGTAAGCCCAAAAAGAGAATAGAAACCTGGGACACTGAAGAAATGTTTTTGGAAGATCCTCATGAAGCCTTCTGTTCCTGCG TAACTGAGCACATCTCCAGAATCAGCAGGAATATccagtctttgtttttcattggATAA
- the Arl13a gene encoding ADP-ribosylation factor-like protein 13A isoform X2, with protein MFRLLTACWSRQKTTEGKQRNVTIIVIGLDNSGKSHLVEAFQRLIPSKIHSEMRPTQTTLLLDDYQVSVYDLTGDLKGREKWPSYYAEAHGFVFVMDSSDIARIQEVKIILTRLMFDKRVSGKPILILANKQDKKDALLPCDIIEYLLLERLVNETKSMCRVEPCSAIKNLPKRHQQPIVVGLRWLLAAIGNQHHEVYTRQQTPSMSISTSRNSRGCGERCSSDSLPNRGRMVRHSNRHHFEKRQHMDHRQHVEQRHFEKRQHFESRQHLIQRSLDARPLKPILQKDGFRIRPKKNMSVTFALDVIMEEGECSRKTGAPNISKPCNSSQCHDTKTPAPSVDANLFKARKPKKRIETWDTEEMFLEDPHEAFCSCDLKDY; from the exons ATGTTCCGACTTTTGACTGCCTGCTGGTCTCGTCAAAAGaccacagaaggaaaacaaag GAATGTGACTATCATTGTCATTGGCTTGGACAACTCTGGCAAAAGTCATCTTGTAGAGGCCTTTCAAAGAT TAATTCCTAGCAAGATACACAGTGAAATGAGACCAACGCAAACAACACTTCTACTAGATGATTACCAAGTATCTGTCTATGACCTAACTGGAGACCTAAAGGGCCGTGAAAAATGGCCAAGCTACTATGCTGAGGCGCATGGGTTTGTTTTCGTCATGGATTCTAGCGACATAGCACGCATACAGGAAGTGAAGATCATCTTAACTCGCCTAATGTTTGACAAAAGGGTATCAGGGAAGCCCATCTTAAT CCTggcaaacaaacaagacaagaaGGATGCCCTTTTGCCTTGTGATATCATTGAGTATCTACTTCTGGAAAGGCTAGTGAATGAGACTAAATCCATGTGCCGAGTG GAGCCATGTTCAGCCATAAAAAACCTTCCAAAGAGGCACCAACAGCCAATAGTTGTAGGGCTGCGATGGCTATTAGCTGCCATTGGAAACCAACATCATGAGGTGTATACTCGACAACAAACACCCAGTATGAGCATCTCAACCTCCAGGAACtccagaggctgtggagaaagatgCTCATCAGACAG CTTACCTAACAGAGGGAGAATGGTTAGACACAGCAACAGACATCATTTTGAGAAAAGACAACACATGGACCATAGACAGCATGTGGAGCAAAGACATTttgagaaaagacagcattttgagTCAAGACAGCACTTAATACAACGCTCACTGGATGCTAGGCCCCTAAAGCCAATTCTACAG AAAGATGGTTTTCGAATAAGGCCCAAGAAGAATATGTCAGTAACATTTGCTCTAGATGTAATCATGGAGGAAGGTGAATGTTCTCGCAAGACTGGAGCTCCAAATATCAGTAAACCTTGCAATAGCAGTCAATGTCATGATACAAAGACTCCAGCTCCATCTGTTGATGCCAATCTTTTCAAAG CTCGTAAGCCCAAAAAGAGAATAGAAACCTGGGACACTGAAGAAATGTTTTTGGAAGATCCTCATGAAGCCTTCTGTTCCTGCG ACTTAAAAGACTACTAA
- the Arl13a gene encoding ADP-ribosylation factor-like protein 13A isoform X3, translated as MRPTQTTLLLDDYQVSVYDLTGDLKGREKWPSYYAEAHGFVFVMDSSDIARIQEVKIILTRLMFDKRVSGKPILILANKQDKKDALLPCDIIEYLLLERLVNETKSMCRVEPCSAIKNLPKRHQQPIVVGLRWLLAAIGNQHHEVYTRQQTPSMSISTSRNSRGCGERCSSDSLPNRGRMVRHSNRHHFEKRQHMDHRQHVEQRHFEKRQHFESRQHLIQRSLDARPLKPILQKDGFRIRPKKNMSVTFALDVIMEEGECSRKTGAPNISKPCNSSQCHDTKTPAPSVDANLFKARKPKKRIETWDTEEMFLEDPHEAFCSCVTEHISRISRNIQSLFFIG; from the exons ATGAGACCAACGCAAACAACACTTCTACTAGATGATTACCAAGTATCTGTCTATGACCTAACTGGAGACCTAAAGGGCCGTGAAAAATGGCCAAGCTACTATGCTGAGGCGCATGGGTTTGTTTTCGTCATGGATTCTAGCGACATAGCACGCATACAGGAAGTGAAGATCATCTTAACTCGCCTAATGTTTGACAAAAGGGTATCAGGGAAGCCCATCTTAAT CCTggcaaacaaacaagacaagaaGGATGCCCTTTTGCCTTGTGATATCATTGAGTATCTACTTCTGGAAAGGCTAGTGAATGAGACTAAATCCATGTGCCGAGTG GAGCCATGTTCAGCCATAAAAAACCTTCCAAAGAGGCACCAACAGCCAATAGTTGTAGGGCTGCGATGGCTATTAGCTGCCATTGGAAACCAACATCATGAGGTGTATACTCGACAACAAACACCCAGTATGAGCATCTCAACCTCCAGGAACtccagaggctgtggagaaagatgCTCATCAGACAG CTTACCTAACAGAGGGAGAATGGTTAGACACAGCAACAGACATCATTTTGAGAAAAGACAACACATGGACCATAGACAGCATGTGGAGCAAAGACATTttgagaaaagacagcattttgagTCAAGACAGCACTTAATACAACGCTCACTGGATGCTAGGCCCCTAAAGCCAATTCTACAG AAAGATGGTTTTCGAATAAGGCCCAAGAAGAATATGTCAGTAACATTTGCTCTAGATGTAATCATGGAGGAAGGTGAATGTTCTCGCAAGACTGGAGCTCCAAATATCAGTAAACCTTGCAATAGCAGTCAATGTCATGATACAAAGACTCCAGCTCCATCTGTTGATGCCAATCTTTTCAAAG CTCGTAAGCCCAAAAAGAGAATAGAAACCTGGGACACTGAAGAAATGTTTTTGGAAGATCCTCATGAAGCCTTCTGTTCCTGCG TAACTGAGCACATCTCCAGAATCAGCAGGAATATccagtctttgtttttcattggATAA